In one Ictalurus punctatus breed USDA103 chromosome 19, Coco_2.0, whole genome shotgun sequence genomic region, the following are encoded:
- the LOC108279934 gene encoding stimulated by retinoic acid gene 8 protein isoform X1, producing MSCAGQEKQRDDGKQPKLRRRALQNRQRVTLAGLFKALENMVCPSIQPSHNCETNHGLAKWKILDHAMGFLLEKEAYLSKLLALKEVYLDDDGGPKSLEDVREQYRRLYSKHSHAACVPDVDEGHKSSVVDSTDEESDELLQSQSSGSSVPNIQEFEGYLFFYGETLELLLRSGVLTPDQTGLSVVSEAISGLWSSLPPERKAEAQQHALDQSSVSWEGQTEITTPPLTSLNPSASYAVEEDLLQDAYDVVQRDMDAASVNRPAVLHSCDYEKLRQIYKDISGFIKNHMAEDQELPQVLSQAAEDEEHLLRCSESLDEDF from the exons ATGTCCTGTGCTGGTCAAGAGAAACAGAGGGATGATGGTAAGCAGCCCAAGCTGAGAAGGAGAGCGCTGCAGAACCGACAGCGAGTCACACTTGCGGGTCTTTTCAAGGCACTGGAAAACATGGTGTGTCCATCCATTCAACCCAGTCATAACTGTGAGACTAATCACGGTCTTGCCAAG TGGAAGATTCTAGATCATGCCATGGGATTTCTTCTGGAGAAAGAGGCTTACCTCAGCAAACTCCTTGCACtgaaag AAGTCTATCTTGATGATGATGGAGGACCGAAGAGTTTGGAAGACGTGCGAGAACAGTATAGGAGGCTCTATTCCAAACACTC CCATGCAGCTTGTGTACCTGATGTAGATGAGGGCCACAAGAGCAGTGTGGTAGATTCAACTGATGAAGAATCAGATGAGCTGCTTCAGTCCCAGTCATCAGGGTCATCTGTCCCCAACATCCAGGAGTTTGAGGG ATATCTCTTTTTCTACGGTGAGACTCTTGAGCTCCTTTTGCGCAGTGGAGTGCTCACTCCAGATCAGACGGGTCTTTCTGTAGTGTCCGAGGCCATCTCAGGCCTGTGGAGCTCTCTTCCTCCGGAGCGAAAGGCGGAAGCACAGCAACATGCTCTAGACCAGAGCTCGGTCTCATGGGAAGGCCAAACTGAGATCACCACCCCACCTCTCACCAGCTTAAATCCGTCTGCATCGTATGCTGTTGAGGAG GATCTACTACAGGATGCCTATGATGTGGTGCAGAGAGATATGGATGCTGCTTCAGTTAACAG GCCTGCAGTACTGCATAGCTGTGATTACGAGAAGCTGAGGCAAATCTACAAGGACATTTCGGGCTTCATCAAGAACCACATGGCTGAGGATCAGGAGCTTCCACAG GTTCTGTCTCAAGCAGCTGAGGATGAAGAGCATCTCTTGAGGTGTTCAGAAAGCTTGGATGAAGATTTCTAG
- the LOC108279934 gene encoding stimulated by retinoic acid gene 8 protein homolog isoform X2 — MSCAGQEKQRDDGKQPKLRRRALQNRQRVTLAGLFKALENMVCPSIQPSHNCETNHGLAKWKILDHAMGFLLEKEAYLSKLLALKEVYLDDDGGPKSLEDVREQYRRLYSKHSYLFFYGETLELLLRSGVLTPDQTGLSVVSEAISGLWSSLPPERKAEAQQHALDQSSVSWEGQTEITTPPLTSLNPSASYAVEEDLLQDAYDVVQRDMDAASVNRPAVLHSCDYEKLRQIYKDISGFIKNHMAEDQELPQVLSQAAEDEEHLLRCSESLDEDF; from the exons ATGTCCTGTGCTGGTCAAGAGAAACAGAGGGATGATGGTAAGCAGCCCAAGCTGAGAAGGAGAGCGCTGCAGAACCGACAGCGAGTCACACTTGCGGGTCTTTTCAAGGCACTGGAAAACATGGTGTGTCCATCCATTCAACCCAGTCATAACTGTGAGACTAATCACGGTCTTGCCAAG TGGAAGATTCTAGATCATGCCATGGGATTTCTTCTGGAGAAAGAGGCTTACCTCAGCAAACTCCTTGCACtgaaag AAGTCTATCTTGATGATGATGGAGGACCGAAGAGTTTGGAAGACGTGCGAGAACAGTATAGGAGGCTCTATTCCAAACACTC ATATCTCTTTTTCTACGGTGAGACTCTTGAGCTCCTTTTGCGCAGTGGAGTGCTCACTCCAGATCAGACGGGTCTTTCTGTAGTGTCCGAGGCCATCTCAGGCCTGTGGAGCTCTCTTCCTCCGGAGCGAAAGGCGGAAGCACAGCAACATGCTCTAGACCAGAGCTCGGTCTCATGGGAAGGCCAAACTGAGATCACCACCCCACCTCTCACCAGCTTAAATCCGTCTGCATCGTATGCTGTTGAGGAG GATCTACTACAGGATGCCTATGATGTGGTGCAGAGAGATATGGATGCTGCTTCAGTTAACAG GCCTGCAGTACTGCATAGCTGTGATTACGAGAAGCTGAGGCAAATCTACAAGGACATTTCGGGCTTCATCAAGAACCACATGGCTGAGGATCAGGAGCTTCCACAG GTTCTGTCTCAAGCAGCTGAGGATGAAGAGCATCTCTTGAGGTGTTCAGAAAGCTTGGATGAAGATTTCTAG